One segment of Agrococcus sp. ProA11 DNA contains the following:
- a CDS encoding DUF1648 domain-containing protein: MPRPQRPTRSYATDPLTRAVRVVALVGVASIAVWLLLLYPALPQRVPTHFDAGGTADAWGDKSNVLLLIAVFVVMSGAIAWLSTKPHWANYPAAVTPSNAQRLYREAERMLAWLLVPIAVLFAGIALSQLSVPAAPLLLLGTGGLLAVTAIGVARLLRAA, encoded by the coding sequence ATGCCCCGACCTCAGCGACCGACCCGCAGCTATGCGACCGACCCGCTCACGCGCGCCGTGCGCGTCGTCGCGCTCGTCGGCGTCGCGAGCATCGCGGTCTGGCTGCTGCTGCTCTATCCCGCGCTCCCGCAGCGCGTGCCGACGCACTTCGACGCCGGCGGCACGGCCGACGCGTGGGGCGACAAGTCGAACGTGCTGCTGCTCATCGCCGTGTTCGTCGTGATGTCGGGAGCGATCGCCTGGCTCTCGACGAAACCGCACTGGGCCAACTATCCCGCCGCGGTCACGCCGTCGAACGCGCAGCGGCTCTATCGCGAGGCCGAGCGGATGCTGGCGTGGCTGCTGGTGCCCATCGCGGTGCTGTTCGCGGGCATCGCGCTGAGCCAGCTGTCCGTGCCCGCTGCGCCGCTGCTGCTGCTCGGCACGGGAGGCTTGCTCGCGGTCACGGCCATTGGGGTCGCGCGCCTGCTGCGCGCGGCTTGA
- the rlmB gene encoding 23S rRNA (guanosine(2251)-2'-O)-methyltransferase RlmB, which produces MSKPQRPARKKGPLKGTGGHGRKSLEGKGPTPKAEDRSWHPAGQRKAARERYEAVAGKSGRKPEPPRHRKPSSAKDDSELVTGRNSVLEALKAKIPATALILAARLEMDDRVKEILSLANKRGVPVMEVMRPELDRISGHDSVHQGVALKVPPYKYAHPSDLLETVRSRGQNPLFIALDGVTDPRNLGAIIRSAAAFGAQGVIVPQRRSVGVTASAWKTSAGAAARVPVAMASNLTATLKELKGEGMFVIGLDGDGDVPLHELELADGPLIVVVGSEGKGISRLVAETCDAIVSIPIESMTESLNAGIAASVTLYEVAKIRSHR; this is translated from the coding sequence ATGAGCAAGCCGCAGCGTCCCGCGCGCAAGAAGGGCCCGCTGAAGGGCACCGGCGGTCACGGCCGCAAGTCCCTCGAGGGCAAGGGCCCGACGCCGAAGGCGGAGGATCGCTCCTGGCATCCAGCCGGCCAGCGGAAGGCGGCGCGTGAGCGCTACGAGGCCGTCGCAGGCAAGAGCGGCCGCAAGCCGGAGCCGCCGCGTCACCGCAAGCCCTCCTCGGCGAAGGACGACTCCGAGCTGGTCACCGGCCGCAACTCCGTGCTCGAGGCGCTGAAGGCGAAGATCCCCGCCACCGCGCTGATCCTCGCGGCTCGGCTCGAGATGGATGACCGCGTCAAGGAGATCCTCTCGCTCGCGAACAAGCGGGGCGTGCCGGTCATGGAGGTCATGCGGCCCGAGCTCGACCGCATCTCCGGCCACGACAGCGTGCACCAGGGCGTGGCGCTCAAGGTGCCGCCCTACAAGTACGCGCACCCTTCCGACCTGCTGGAGACCGTGCGCAGCCGCGGCCAGAACCCGCTGTTCATCGCGCTCGACGGCGTCACCGACCCGCGCAACCTGGGTGCGATCATCCGCTCCGCCGCCGCCTTCGGCGCGCAGGGCGTGATCGTGCCGCAGCGCCGCTCGGTCGGCGTGACCGCGAGCGCCTGGAAGACCTCCGCCGGCGCCGCCGCGCGCGTGCCGGTCGCGATGGCCTCGAACCTCACCGCCACGCTCAAGGAGCTCAAGGGCGAGGGGATGTTCGTGATCGGGCTGGACGGCGACGGCGACGTGCCGCTGCACGAGCTCGAGCTCGCCGATGGACCGCTCATCGTGGTCGTCGGCAGCGAGGGCAAGGGCATCTCGCGCCTGGTGGCCGAGACCTGCGACGCGATCGTCTCGATCCCGATCGAGTCGATGACCGAGTCGCTGAACGCGGGCATCGCGGCATCCGTCACCCTCTACGAGGTCGCGAAGATCCGCTCGCACCGGTAG
- a CDS encoding response regulator transcription factor: protein MTRILIVEDEIALAEPLAYLLELEGYETAHAADGIRALDMFEEQGADLVLLDLMLPGRSGTEVCKLMRQRSQVPIIMVTAKDSEVDTVVGLELGADDYVTKPYSTRELVARIRAVLRRRAVEEDDDDDVVEIGRVRLDADSHTVHVAGEPVAMPLREFELLEYLMRNAGRVLTRAQLIDRVWGSDYFGDTKTLDVHIKRLRAKIEEDPANPVRVATLRGLGYRFER from the coding sequence ATGACGCGCATCCTGATCGTCGAGGACGAGATCGCGCTCGCCGAGCCGCTCGCCTACCTGCTCGAGCTCGAGGGCTACGAGACGGCGCACGCCGCCGACGGCATCCGCGCGCTGGACATGTTCGAGGAGCAGGGCGCCGATCTGGTGCTGCTAGACCTCATGCTCCCCGGCCGCAGCGGCACCGAGGTGTGCAAGCTCATGCGCCAGCGCTCGCAGGTGCCGATCATCATGGTGACGGCGAAGGACAGCGAGGTGGACACGGTGGTCGGGCTCGAACTGGGGGCCGACGACTACGTCACCAAGCCGTACTCGACGCGCGAGCTGGTCGCGCGCATCCGCGCCGTGCTCCGACGTCGCGCCGTCGAGGAGGACGACGATGACGACGTGGTGGAGATCGGGCGGGTGCGGCTCGACGCCGACAGCCACACGGTGCACGTCGCCGGCGAGCCCGTGGCGATGCCGCTGCGAGAGTTCGAGCTGCTCGAGTACCTCATGCGCAACGCCGGGCGCGTGCTGACGCGGGCGCAGCTGATCGACCGCGTCTGGGGCAGCGACTACTTCGGCGATACCAAGACGCTCGACGTGCACATCAAGCGGCTGCGGGCGAAGATCGAGGAGGATCCCGCCAACCCGGTCCGCGTCGCGACGCTGCGCGGGCTCGGCTACCGCTTCGAGCGCTGA
- a CDS encoding CarD family transcriptional regulator, with the protein MNFEVGETVVYPHHGAATITEVKVRKVKGIEMTYLKLNVAQGGLTIEVPAANVDMVGVRDVIGEEGLDRVFEVLRADFTEEPTNWARRYKANVEKLASGDVIKVSEVVRDLSRRDQDRGLSAGEKRMLAKARQILVSELALAEKTDEDAAAARLDAALAPAS; encoded by the coding sequence ATGAACTTTGAGGTCGGAGAGACAGTCGTCTACCCCCACCACGGCGCTGCGACGATCACCGAGGTCAAGGTCCGCAAGGTCAAGGGCATCGAGATGACGTACCTCAAGCTCAACGTTGCGCAGGGCGGATTGACGATCGAGGTCCCCGCCGCCAACGTCGACATGGTCGGCGTCCGCGATGTCATCGGCGAGGAGGGCCTCGACCGCGTGTTCGAGGTGCTGCGCGCCGACTTCACCGAGGAGCCCACCAACTGGGCCCGCCGCTACAAGGCGAACGTCGAGAAGCTCGCTTCCGGCGATGTGATCAAGGTGAGCGAGGTCGTGCGCGACCTCAGCCGCCGCGACCAGGATCGCGGCCTCTCGGCCGGCGAGAAGCGCATGCTGGCGAAGGCGCGCCAGATCCTGGTCTCCGAGCTCGCGCTCGCCGAGAAGACCGACGAGGATGCCGCGGCAGCCCGCCTCGACGCGGCACTGGCCCCCGCGAGCTGA
- the ispD gene encoding 2-C-methyl-D-erythritol 4-phosphate cytidylyltransferase, whose amino-acid sequence MDTALIVVAAGSGTRLGRGVPKAFAEVAGATILEHALRGLAGLDAAVVLVVPEGWEADAAAIAERAGMGVSAGASAAATVVAGGATRADSVAAGLAAAGDARWVLVHDAARALMPLTQVERVMAALHAGARAVVPVLPVVDTVREASDGELGGIVDRSRLRAMQTPQGFDTALLRRAYAAAGVARATSTDDAQLVQALGETVVPVEGSELAFKITTQADAQRAELLLAADEGPVTETTMSEPTIEIRTGVGVDVHGFGGDGPLRLAGLAWEGQGLAGHSDGDVVCHAIVDALLSAAGLGDIGGLVGVDDPQHAGAFGEVFVRAAVERLAEHGWAPVNVAVQVLGNRPRIGPRRDEAQRVLTAMVGAPVSVAGTTTDGLGAIGRGEGVQAVATALIRRLP is encoded by the coding sequence GTGGACACCGCGCTGATCGTCGTTGCCGCAGGCAGCGGCACCCGATTGGGTCGCGGCGTGCCCAAGGCCTTCGCGGAGGTTGCCGGAGCGACCATCCTCGAGCACGCCCTGCGCGGCCTCGCGGGCCTCGACGCCGCGGTCGTGCTCGTGGTGCCCGAGGGCTGGGAGGCGGATGCCGCCGCGATCGCCGAGCGCGCCGGGATGGGTGTGTCCGCGGGTGCCAGCGCCGCTGCCACGGTGGTGGCCGGCGGCGCGACCAGGGCCGACTCCGTCGCGGCAGGGCTTGCCGCCGCGGGCGACGCCCGCTGGGTGCTGGTGCACGACGCAGCTCGCGCGCTCATGCCGCTGACGCAGGTCGAGCGCGTCATGGCCGCCTTGCACGCGGGCGCGCGCGCCGTCGTGCCGGTGCTGCCGGTCGTCGACACCGTGCGCGAGGCGAGCGACGGCGAGCTGGGCGGGATCGTCGACCGTTCCCGGCTGCGCGCGATGCAGACGCCGCAGGGATTCGATACCGCCCTGCTCCGGCGGGCGTATGCCGCGGCCGGCGTTGCGCGCGCGACCTCCACGGACGACGCGCAGCTCGTGCAGGCGCTCGGCGAGACGGTCGTGCCCGTCGAGGGCTCCGAGCTCGCGTTCAAGATCACGACGCAGGCCGATGCGCAGCGTGCCGAGCTGCTGCTGGCTGCCGACGAGGGCCCGGTGACGGAGACGACCATGAGCGAGCCCACGATCGAGATCAGGACCGGCGTCGGCGTCGACGTGCACGGCTTCGGCGGCGACGGCCCGCTGCGGCTCGCCGGACTCGCGTGGGAGGGGCAGGGACTCGCCGGCCACTCCGACGGGGATGTCGTCTGTCACGCGATCGTCGATGCGCTGCTGAGCGCGGCGGGGCTCGGCGACATCGGCGGACTCGTCGGCGTCGACGATCCGCAGCATGCCGGGGCCTTCGGTGAGGTCTTCGTGCGCGCCGCCGTCGAGCGGCTCGCCGAGCACGGCTGGGCACCGGTCAACGTGGCGGTGCAGGTACTCGGCAACCGGCCGCGCATCGGGCCGCGACGGGACGAGGCGCAGCGCGTGCTCACGGCGATGGTCGGCGCGCCCGTCAGCGTCGCCGGCACCACGACCGACGGCCTGGGCGCGATCGGCCGCGGCGAGGGCGTGCAGGCGGTCGCGACCGCCCTCATCCGCCGCCTCCCGTAG
- the cysS gene encoding cysteine--tRNA ligase, translating to MTVRIYDSKQQAVVALRPLRPGAVSMYVCGPTVQSSPHIGHVRSAVAYDVWRRWLTHRGHDVTFVRNVTDIDDKVLAGATDEPWWALAYRVELEFTAAYRAVGVLAPTYEPRATASVPEMHALIALLIERGHAYPALDGSADVYFDVRSWPAYGALTRQSIDKMESAADADPRGKRDPRDFALWKARKDDEPASASWDSPWGPGRPGWHIECSAMSRRYLGDAFDIHGGGLDLRFPHHENELAQSAAAGLGFAQVWSHNGLVSVDGEKMSKSLGNSIFAADLLRQVRPIVARYFLVAPHYRSTIDLRTADGSLAGGSLAEAEAAFGRIESMLERAARVGELADAAVPDAFAAAMDDDLSTPQAVAVLHDATRSANAALDAGDQAAALARAGEVRAMLRVLGLDPADSVWQSGVSAESGASPQTIALDHLVETLLAERRAARAAKDFAASDRIRDTLAAAGILVEDGKDTTTWSIA from the coding sequence GTGACCGTGCGCATCTACGACTCGAAGCAGCAGGCCGTCGTCGCCCTGCGTCCTCTGCGACCCGGTGCCGTGTCGATGTACGTCTGCGGGCCGACCGTGCAGTCCTCGCCGCACATCGGCCACGTGCGCAGCGCCGTCGCCTACGACGTGTGGCGCCGCTGGCTGACGCACCGCGGCCACGACGTGACCTTCGTGCGCAACGTCACCGACATCGACGACAAGGTGCTCGCGGGCGCCACCGACGAGCCGTGGTGGGCGCTGGCGTACCGCGTCGAGCTCGAGTTCACGGCCGCCTACCGGGCCGTCGGCGTGCTCGCGCCCACCTACGAGCCGCGCGCCACCGCATCCGTGCCCGAGATGCATGCGCTCATCGCCCTGCTCATCGAGCGCGGCCACGCCTATCCGGCGCTCGACGGCTCCGCCGACGTCTACTTCGACGTGCGCTCCTGGCCCGCCTACGGCGCGCTCACGCGCCAATCGATCGACAAGATGGAGTCGGCCGCCGACGCCGACCCGCGCGGCAAGCGCGACCCGCGCGACTTCGCCCTCTGGAAGGCGCGGAAGGATGACGAGCCGGCATCGGCCTCGTGGGATTCGCCATGGGGTCCCGGACGCCCCGGATGGCACATCGAGTGCTCGGCAATGTCGCGCCGATACCTCGGCGACGCCTTCGACATCCACGGCGGCGGCCTCGATCTGCGGTTCCCGCACCACGAGAACGAGCTGGCGCAGTCGGCCGCCGCGGGCCTCGGATTCGCGCAGGTGTGGAGCCACAACGGGCTCGTCAGCGTCGACGGCGAGAAGATGTCGAAGTCGCTGGGCAACTCGATCTTCGCCGCCGACCTGCTGCGCCAGGTGCGCCCGATCGTCGCCCGCTACTTCCTCGTCGCCCCGCACTACCGCTCGACGATCGATCTGCGCACCGCCGACGGCAGCCTGGCCGGCGGCTCGCTCGCGGAGGCCGAAGCCGCGTTCGGCCGCATCGAGTCGATGCTCGAGCGCGCCGCCCGGGTGGGCGAGCTGGCAGATGCCGCGGTGCCGGATGCGTTCGCTGCGGCCATGGACGACGACCTCTCCACACCGCAGGCAGTGGCCGTGCTGCATGACGCCACGCGCAGCGCGAATGCGGCCCTGGATGCGGGCGATCAGGCGGCCGCGCTCGCTCGCGCCGGCGAGGTGCGCGCGATGCTGCGCGTGCTGGGACTCGACCCGGCGGACTCGGTGTGGCAATCTGGAGTGTCGGCCGAGTCCGGCGCCTCCCCGCAGACCATCGCCCTGGACCACCTCGTCGAGACGCTGCTGGCAGAGCGCCGCGCGGCTCGTGCGGCAAAGGACTTCGCCGCCTCCGATCGCATCCGCGACACGCTCGCGGCAGCCGGGATCCTCGTCGAGGACGGCAAAGACACCACCACTTGGAGCATCGCATGA